In Natronococcus occultus SP4, the following proteins share a genomic window:
- a CDS encoding phosphoribosyltransferase: protein MSDLPDDFDCTITNWDYIYSLCRDVSDEVRRDDFEPDVIVALARGGWFAGRCICDFLGLDDLTSLKMEHYVGTAEKSGEPTVRYPMPEGSVEGKDVLIIDDIADTGGSIERAYEYVDERGADEVRTATLQLLQTSEYEPDYIGERLGEWTWVVYPWNFIEDMVDLISGAMERADQDVFTSEELRHYLSEYHGIERMEMEIAQPDRLQEVLREMDRREVVEMVDHGEWTLVE, encoded by the coding sequence ATGTCCGACCTACCGGACGATTTCGACTGTACCATAACGAACTGGGATTACATCTACAGCCTCTGTCGCGACGTCAGCGACGAGGTTCGACGGGACGACTTCGAGCCCGACGTCATCGTCGCGCTCGCCCGTGGCGGCTGGTTCGCGGGCCGCTGTATCTGTGACTTCCTCGGACTCGACGATCTGACGAGCCTGAAGATGGAACACTACGTTGGCACCGCGGAGAAAAGCGGCGAGCCGACCGTTCGTTACCCGATGCCCGAGGGCAGCGTCGAGGGGAAAGACGTCCTCATCATCGACGACATCGCCGACACGGGTGGCTCGATCGAGCGAGCCTACGAGTACGTCGACGAACGGGGTGCCGACGAGGTCCGCACCGCGACGCTCCAGCTCCTCCAGACCAGCGAGTACGAACCCGACTACATCGGGGAACGGCTCGGGGAGTGGACCTGGGTCGTCTACCCCTGGAACTTCATCGAGGATATGGTCGACCTGATCTCGGGAGCGATGGAGCGAGCCGACCAAGACGTGTTCACCAGCGAGGAGCTCCGTCACTACCTTTCGGAGTACCACGGCATCGAGCGCATGGAGATGGAGATCGCTCAGCCCGATCGCCTGCAGGAGGTCTTGCGAGAGATGGACCGTCGTGAAGTCGTCGAGATGGTCGACCACGGCGAGTGGACGCTGGTCGAGTAG
- the mfnA gene encoding tyrosine decarboxylase MfnA: MLSDMQAEPQAFDRVLSSMCTKPHPDARDAAERFLATNPGDPATYQRVAELEDEAVALLGEVAGLDDPAGYVASGGTEANIQAVRIARERTDSPRPNVVVPESCHFSFRKAADVLEVELRVVPTDDDHRADLTAVRASVDSDTALVAGVAGTTEYGRVDPIPELGEIADSVGATLHVDAAWGGFALPFTDYEWHFGHAPVDTMAIDPHKMGQAAVPAGGLLARSESLLDELAVDTPYLESTSQATLTGTRSGAGVASAVAAMRTLWPEGYREQYARSQRNAEWLADALEKRGYDVVDPTLPLVAATVPRPTFEALRAEGWRLSRTATGELRVVCMPHVTREMLASFVADLDRLEVRASVPVVGDD, from the coding sequence CTGCTGAGTGATATGCAAGCGGAGCCGCAGGCGTTCGACCGGGTTCTCTCGTCGATGTGTACGAAGCCGCACCCGGATGCACGCGATGCGGCCGAACGGTTTCTCGCGACGAACCCCGGCGATCCCGCCACCTACCAGCGGGTTGCCGAGCTCGAGGACGAGGCCGTCGCCCTGCTGGGCGAGGTCGCGGGCCTCGACGATCCCGCCGGCTACGTCGCAAGCGGCGGGACGGAGGCGAACATCCAGGCGGTTCGGATCGCCCGCGAGCGAACCGACTCGCCGCGGCCGAACGTCGTCGTGCCCGAGTCGTGTCACTTCAGCTTCCGGAAGGCCGCCGACGTCCTCGAGGTCGAGCTGCGGGTCGTGCCGACCGACGACGACCACCGCGCAGATCTCACGGCGGTTCGGGCAAGCGTCGACTCCGACACCGCCCTGGTCGCCGGCGTCGCCGGAACCACGGAGTACGGGCGCGTCGACCCGATCCCCGAACTCGGCGAGATCGCCGACTCGGTCGGGGCGACGCTCCACGTCGACGCCGCCTGGGGCGGCTTCGCCCTCCCCTTTACGGACTACGAGTGGCACTTCGGCCACGCGCCGGTCGACACGATGGCGATCGACCCCCACAAGATGGGCCAGGCCGCGGTTCCAGCGGGCGGACTGCTCGCACGCTCCGAATCGCTGCTCGATGAGCTCGCCGTCGATACGCCCTATCTCGAGTCGACCTCCCAGGCGACGCTGACGGGTACCCGGTCGGGCGCGGGCGTCGCAAGCGCCGTCGCGGCGATGCGGACGCTGTGGCCCGAGGGATACCGCGAGCAGTATGCCCGCTCGCAGCGCAACGCCGAGTGGCTGGCCGACGCCCTGGAGAAGCGCGGGTACGATGTCGTCGATCCGACGCTCCCGCTGGTCGCCGCGACGGTTCCCCGACCCACGTTCGAGGCGCTCCGGGCGGAGGGATGGCGCCTCTCCCGGACCGCGACGGGAGAGCTCCGGGTCGTCTGTATGCCCCACGTCACCCGGGAGATGCTGGCGTCGTTCGTCGCCGATCTGGATCGGCTCGAAGTGCGTGCGAGCGTCCCCGTCGTCGGCGACGACTGA
- a CDS encoding chymotrypsin family serine protease encodes MPTTQDFEYLLECENVIGVDYDEDAKEVRVFVSRKVPPDTLEDEDDVEKRVREVGDTEITVDVVDAGYGEERQGFDPLSTLEPVPEAAEGRSDRKRPVPAGASEANAALSAGTGGPYPARVTGDAEDAVWDEAVEPDDLVRLSNNHVYARSNEAELGESILQPSPHDGGDRGDEVGELVGYVPIEDGVRVDVAARSADPERESDRYHELDEAWPTGVRRDGYGELRGEALTKTGRTTGVTSATVEATSATVEVEFGAEQGTVRLRDQLITDYMSEGGDSGSSVFCEDGELVGLLFAGSFQQTICNRIENVERQLGVEILLEDDGDDENGDDPGDGSDVPVYTTTVATDLEVDLQTAVLELESITFDERPRPGATVAATVVVKADDPGEYWLEAGGDRRTFDLGDADREREIDVEVPIPEDSGATATVSLRGGVLE; translated from the coding sequence ATGCCCACGACACAGGATTTCGAGTACCTGCTCGAGTGTGAGAACGTAATCGGCGTCGACTACGACGAGGACGCGAAGGAAGTTCGGGTGTTCGTCTCCCGGAAGGTACCGCCCGATACGCTCGAGGACGAGGACGACGTCGAGAAACGCGTTCGCGAGGTCGGCGACACCGAGATCACCGTCGACGTCGTCGACGCCGGCTACGGCGAGGAACGGCAGGGGTTCGATCCGCTGTCGACTCTCGAGCCGGTTCCCGAGGCCGCGGAGGGACGGAGCGACCGCAAACGGCCAGTTCCCGCCGGCGCGAGCGAGGCAAACGCGGCGCTGTCGGCGGGCACCGGTGGTCCCTACCCCGCGCGGGTCACGGGAGACGCCGAGGACGCTGTCTGGGACGAGGCGGTCGAACCCGACGACCTCGTCCGCCTCTCGAACAATCACGTCTACGCGCGCTCGAACGAGGCCGAGCTCGGCGAGTCGATCCTCCAGCCCTCACCCCACGACGGCGGCGACCGGGGCGACGAGGTCGGCGAGCTCGTCGGCTACGTTCCCATCGAGGACGGCGTCCGGGTCGACGTCGCCGCGCGATCCGCCGATCCGGAGCGAGAGTCCGACCGGTATCACGAACTCGACGAGGCGTGGCCGACGGGCGTTCGCCGGGACGGGTACGGCGAACTCCGCGGCGAGGCGCTGACCAAGACGGGACGGACGACGGGGGTCACGAGCGCGACCGTCGAGGCCACGAGCGCGACCGTCGAGGTCGAGTTCGGCGCCGAGCAGGGGACGGTGCGGCTTCGGGATCAGCTGATCACGGACTACATGTCCGAGGGTGGAGACAGCGGCTCGTCGGTCTTCTGCGAGGACGGCGAGCTCGTCGGCCTGCTGTTTGCCGGCTCGTTCCAGCAGACGATCTGTAACCGGATCGAGAACGTCGAGCGCCAGCTCGGAGTCGAGATCCTCCTCGAGGACGACGGAGACGACGAGAACGGGGACGACCCGGGCGACGGATCGGACGTCCCCGTCTACACGACCACCGTCGCGACCGATCTCGAGGTCGACCTCCAGACCGCCGTCCTCGAGCTCGAATCAATCACGTTCGACGAGCGGCCCCGACCGGGGGCGACCGTCGCCGCGACGGTGGTCGTCAAAGCCGACGATCCCGGCGAGTACTGGCTCGAGGCCGGCGGCGACCGCCGGACGTTCGACCTCGGGGACGCCGACCGCGAGCGCGAGATCGACGTCGAGGTTCCGATCCCCGAGGATTCAGGAGCGACCGCCACGGTTTCGCTCCGCGGCGGCGTCCTCGAGTAA
- the ppsA gene encoding phosphoenolpyruvate synthase has translation MAVLWLDEISAGDLEQVGGKGASLGELTGAGLPVPPGFVVTAGTYRSFIENANIDEELFEAVDVDVDDSSALAEAAERAQDLILETPFPDELRAEILESYRQVGEDGEEAFVAVRSSATAEDLPDASFAGQQETFLNVTESDLLDRVRECWASLFTQRAIYYRQEKGFDHSAVNIAVVVQQMVDAEKSGVMFTSHPSTGDPTMIIEAAWGLGEAVVSGAVSPDNYVVSRQDRSVDVTVAEKKVMHAKDEETGETREIDVSEAKRNARVLADDEIDRLVDLGERVEDHYDTPQDVEWAILDGEVFMLQSRPITTIDEGETDVAGSGETGDISAGLTDGSGVQTADSSRSDSRSGSDGAGDVLVDGLGSSPGRVSGAAQIVTKLDELDKVGEGDIIVTEMTMPDMVPAMKRAAGIITDEGGMTSHAAIVSRELGVPAIVGTTNATSVLEDGQVVTLDGDKGSVLEGDTVSPEEEAEPVEEVRPQSPVKPMTATEVKVNVSIPEAAERAAATGADGVGLLRTEHMILSLNQTPAKFIEENGEDAYIQELVQGVRGVADEFYPRPVRVRTLDAPTDEFRQLEGGDDEPHEHNPMLGYRGIRRSLDRPDVFGHELEAFRRLYEMGYDNVEIMFPLVNDAEDVYRTKQLMTEAGIDPEKRTWGVMIETPASALAVEEMADAGIDFASFGTNDLTQYTLAVDRNNEHVADRFDELHPSVLRLIGDVIETCREHDVDTSICGQAGSKPEMVQFLVNEGVSSISANIDAVRDVQHEVKRVEQKLLLDSVR, from the coding sequence ATGGCTGTACTCTGGTTGGACGAAATCAGCGCCGGTGACCTCGAGCAGGTCGGCGGCAAGGGAGCTTCTCTGGGCGAGCTCACGGGCGCTGGACTTCCCGTCCCACCTGGATTCGTCGTAACTGCGGGCACCTACCGATCGTTCATCGAGAACGCGAACATCGACGAGGAACTGTTCGAGGCCGTCGACGTCGACGTCGACGACTCGAGCGCGCTCGCCGAGGCGGCCGAACGCGCACAGGACCTCATTCTCGAGACGCCGTTTCCCGACGAGCTTCGCGCGGAGATCCTCGAGTCCTACCGGCAGGTCGGCGAGGACGGCGAGGAGGCGTTCGTCGCCGTCCGCTCCTCGGCGACCGCCGAGGACCTCCCCGACGCCTCCTTCGCGGGGCAACAGGAGACGTTCCTGAACGTCACCGAGTCGGATCTGCTCGATCGCGTTCGGGAGTGTTGGGCCTCGCTGTTTACCCAGCGGGCGATCTACTACCGCCAGGAGAAGGGGTTCGATCACTCCGCGGTCAACATCGCGGTCGTCGTCCAGCAGATGGTCGACGCCGAGAAATCGGGTGTGATGTTCACGAGCCACCCCTCCACGGGCGATCCGACGATGATCATCGAGGCCGCGTGGGGGCTCGGCGAGGCCGTCGTCTCCGGCGCCGTCTCTCCCGACAACTACGTCGTCTCCCGCCAGGACCGCTCGGTCGACGTCACCGTCGCCGAAAAGAAGGTGATGCACGCCAAAGACGAGGAGACCGGCGAAACCCGCGAGATCGACGTGTCGGAGGCAAAACGGAACGCCCGCGTCCTCGCCGACGACGAGATCGATCGGCTCGTCGATCTGGGCGAGCGCGTCGAGGACCACTACGACACGCCCCAGGACGTCGAGTGGGCGATCCTCGATGGAGAGGTCTTCATGCTCCAGTCCCGTCCGATCACGACGATCGACGAGGGCGAAACCGACGTGGCCGGAAGCGGCGAAACCGGCGACATCTCGGCGGGGCTCACCGACGGAAGCGGCGTCCAGACGGCCGACAGCTCCAGGAGCGACTCCCGATCGGGGTCGGACGGTGCCGGCGACGTGCTAGTCGACGGGCTGGGCTCGAGCCCCGGCCGGGTCAGCGGCGCGGCTCAGATCGTCACCAAGCTCGACGAGCTCGACAAGGTCGGCGAGGGCGACATCATCGTCACCGAGATGACGATGCCCGACATGGTGCCCGCGATGAAACGCGCCGCGGGGATCATCACCGACGAGGGCGGGATGACCAGCCACGCAGCCATCGTCTCCCGCGAACTCGGCGTCCCTGCGATCGTCGGTACGACCAACGCCACTAGCGTCCTCGAGGACGGCCAGGTCGTCACCCTCGACGGCGACAAGGGCTCCGTCCTCGAGGGCGATACGGTCTCTCCCGAGGAGGAGGCCGAACCTGTCGAGGAGGTGCGCCCGCAGTCCCCCGTCAAGCCGATGACCGCGACCGAGGTCAAGGTCAACGTCTCGATTCCGGAGGCCGCCGAACGTGCTGCCGCAACCGGAGCCGACGGCGTCGGACTCCTGCGAACGGAGCACATGATCCTCTCGCTGAACCAGACGCCCGCGAAGTTCATCGAGGAGAACGGCGAGGACGCCTACATCCAGGAGCTCGTCCAGGGGGTCCGGGGCGTCGCCGACGAGTTCTACCCCCGACCCGTCCGGGTCCGGACGCTTGACGCCCCGACAGACGAGTTCCGCCAGCTCGAGGGCGGCGACGACGAACCCCACGAGCACAACCCGATGCTGGGCTACCGTGGCATCCGCCGCTCGCTCGACCGACCCGACGTCTTCGGTCACGAGCTCGAGGCGTTCCGCCGGCTCTACGAGATGGGCTACGACAACGTCGAGATCATGTTCCCGCTGGTCAACGACGCCGAGGACGTCTACCGGACCAAACAGCTGATGACCGAGGCGGGGATCGATCCCGAGAAGCGAACCTGGGGCGTGATGATCGAGACGCCCGCCTCCGCGCTTGCCGTCGAGGAGATGGCCGACGCCGGAATCGACTTCGCCTCCTTCGGGACCAACGACCTCACCCAGTACACGCTCGCGGTCGATCGCAACAACGAGCACGTCGCCGACCGCTTCGACGAGCTGCATCCCTCGGTACTCCGGTTGATCGGCGACGTCATCGAGACCTGCCGCGAACACGACGTCGACACGAGCATCTGCGGTCAGGCCGGCTCGAAGCCGGAGATGGTCCAGTTCCTCGTTAACGAAGGCGTAAGCTCGATCTCGGCGAACATCGACGCCGTTCGCGACGTCCAACACGAGGTCAAACGCGTCGAACAGAAACTGCTGCTCGATTCGGTGCGGTAA
- the pyk gene encoding pyruvate kinase produces MRNAKIVCTLGPASDDRGTIASLADAGMSVARLNASHGSLEDRATLIDRVRAVDEQSDDPVAVMLDMKGPEVRTAPLPDDETVTLETGSEIEFVEGEDASPDRVGLSLPIEEVEAGDRILLDDGLIETTVLERSAGVVRARVDTGGELGGRKGVNVPGVDLDLDIVTDSDRKDLELGAEKEVDFVAASFVRDAEDVYEVSEVLEELGAEDVPIISKIERAGAVENLDEIIDASYGIMVARGDLGVECPMEDVPMIQKRIIRKCHEAGSPVITATEMLDSMVHARRPTRAEASDVANAVLDGTDGVMLSAETAIGDHPTEVVDAMDSIVREVENSEEYAETLEQRVPTAGEARTDALARSARYMARDVGADAIVAATESGYTALKTAKYRPGVPVVASTPNDDVRRRLALSWGVTPLYARVSDQGADAVVEKAVQAALDAGVADSGDTVVVLCGMMTDLEGANTTNMMKVHVAADALTTGRVVVEGRTTGPIARLHSGDLSTIPDGAIVALESEFDDEFEGDLDRLGGIVNAQRGMTGYPALVAREMDVPMISGADVDELEDGATVTLDAERGVVYGGSIGDRTERN; encoded by the coding sequence ATGAGAAACGCGAAGATCGTCTGTACTCTGGGTCCGGCCTCGGACGACCGGGGAACGATCGCGTCGCTCGCCGACGCAGGGATGTCCGTCGCACGGCTGAACGCGAGCCACGGCAGCCTCGAGGACCGGGCGACGCTGATCGACCGCGTGCGTGCAGTTGACGAGCAAAGCGACGACCCGGTCGCCGTCATGCTCGACATGAAGGGGCCGGAGGTCCGGACCGCACCGCTTCCGGACGACGAAACCGTCACCCTCGAGACCGGCTCCGAGATCGAGTTCGTCGAGGGCGAGGACGCCTCGCCCGACCGGGTCGGACTCTCCCTACCCATCGAGGAAGTCGAGGCGGGAGATCGCATCTTGCTCGACGACGGGCTGATCGAGACGACCGTCCTCGAGCGCTCGGCGGGCGTCGTTCGGGCCCGCGTCGACACCGGCGGTGAGCTCGGCGGCCGCAAGGGCGTCAACGTTCCCGGCGTCGACCTCGATCTCGACATCGTCACCGACTCCGACCGGAAGGACCTCGAGCTCGGCGCCGAGAAGGAAGTCGACTTCGTCGCGGCGAGTTTCGTCCGCGACGCCGAGGACGTCTACGAGGTCAGCGAAGTCCTCGAGGAGCTCGGTGCCGAGGATGTGCCGATCATCTCGAAGATCGAGCGGGCGGGTGCCGTCGAGAATCTAGACGAGATCATCGACGCCTCGTATGGAATCATGGTCGCCCGGGGGGATCTGGGCGTCGAGTGTCCGATGGAGGACGTCCCGATGATCCAGAAACGGATCATCCGCAAGTGCCACGAGGCGGGCTCGCCAGTCATCACGGCGACGGAGATGCTCGACTCGATGGTCCACGCCCGTCGGCCGACCCGTGCGGAGGCCTCCGACGTCGCAAACGCCGTGCTGGACGGCACGGACGGAGTCATGCTCTCGGCGGAGACGGCGATCGGCGACCACCCGACCGAGGTCGTCGACGCCATGGACAGCATCGTCCGCGAGGTCGAGAACTCCGAGGAGTACGCCGAAACGCTCGAGCAACGCGTCCCGACCGCGGGCGAGGCCCGGACGGACGCGCTGGCCCGGTCCGCGCGGTACATGGCTCGGGACGTCGGTGCCGACGCGATCGTCGCTGCGACCGAGTCCGGCTACACGGCGCTGAAGACGGCGAAGTACCGACCGGGGGTTCCGGTGGTCGCCTCGACGCCGAACGACGACGTTCGGCGTCGGCTCGCGCTCTCGTGGGGCGTGACGCCGCTGTACGCCCGCGTCTCCGACCAGGGGGCCGACGCCGTCGTCGAGAAGGCGGTCCAGGCGGCGCTCGACGCCGGCGTCGCCGACAGCGGTGACACCGTCGTCGTCCTCTGTGGGATGATGACCGACCTCGAGGGGGCCAACACGACGAACATGATGAAGGTCCACGTCGCGGCCGACGCGTTGACGACGGGTCGAGTCGTCGTCGAGGGGCGAACGACCGGACCGATCGCGCGTCTCCACAGCGGCGACCTCTCGACGATCCCCGACGGCGCGATCGTCGCCCTCGAGTCGGAGTTCGACGACGAGTTCGAGGGCGACCTCGACCGGCTCGGCGGAATCGTCAACGCCCAGCGGGGGATGACCGGGTATCCGGCGCTGGTTGCCAGGGAGATGGACGTGCCGATGATCAGCGGCGCCGACGTCGACGAGCTCGAGGACGGGGCGACCGTCACGCTCGACGCCGAGCGCGGCGTCGTCTACGGCGGCTCCATCGGCGATCGAACCGAACGGAACTGA
- a CDS encoding PhzF family phenazine biosynthesis protein: METIRVLQVDAFTDEPLTGNPAGVVPDADGLTDDQMQAIARELGLSETAFLRSSDDADRRVRYFTPTQEVDLCGHATIGSYAHLCDEGLEPGTTTLETNVGVLEIEVETDGTVWMTQNDPRIREIEVGYDRVADALGVEAAALEGASDDIPLAVASTGLPFLIAPITYLSDLGAAEPDMSAIEELTADVDATGIYLFTFDTLERESTLHGRMFAPGAGVPEDPVTGTASGAVGAYLDRFGAFDDDLPEELRLEQGHYVDRPGTVSVRVDDQVRIGGRGVTALDGSLVVPDAEDDEILEP; encoded by the coding sequence ATGGAGACGATTCGGGTCCTGCAGGTCGACGCCTTCACCGACGAACCGCTGACGGGCAACCCCGCCGGCGTCGTCCCCGACGCCGACGGGCTCACCGACGACCAGATGCAGGCGATCGCCCGGGAGCTGGGGCTAAGCGAGACCGCGTTCCTTCGCTCGAGCGACGACGCCGACCGTCGAGTTCGGTACTTCACCCCCACGCAGGAGGTCGACCTCTGTGGCCACGCGACGATCGGCAGCTACGCCCACCTCTGCGACGAGGGGCTCGAGCCGGGGACGACGACCCTCGAGACGAACGTCGGCGTCCTCGAGATCGAGGTCGAGACCGACGGCACCGTCTGGATGACCCAGAACGACCCTCGGATCCGTGAGATCGAGGTCGGCTACGATCGGGTCGCCGACGCGCTCGGTGTCGAGGCGGCTGCCCTCGAGGGTGCCAGCGACGACATCCCGCTGGCGGTCGCCTCGACGGGACTCCCCTTCCTGATCGCCCCGATCACGTACCTCTCGGATCTCGGTGCGGCCGAGCCCGACATGAGCGCGATCGAAGAACTGACCGCCGACGTCGACGCGACCGGGATCTACCTCTTTACGTTCGACACGCTCGAGCGCGAGTCGACGCTGCACGGACGGATGTTCGCTCCCGGTGCGGGCGTCCCCGAGGACCCGGTTACCGGAACCGCAAGCGGCGCCGTCGGCGCGTACCTCGATCGGTTCGGTGCGTTCGACGACGACCTCCCAGAGGAACTGCGTCTCGAACAGGGCCACTACGTCGACCGTCCCGGAACCGTCTCGGTCCGGGTCGACGATCAGGTTCGGATCGGTGGTCGCGGCGTGACGGCTCTCGACGGTAGCCTCGTCGTTCCGGACGCCGAGGACGACGAGATCCTCGAGCCCTAG
- the metG gene encoding methionine--tRNA ligase has protein sequence MSNDDFPTDSPAVVTCGLPYANGDLHIGHLRGYIGADAFSRALETLGQETAYVSGSDMHGTPVAVNAEQAGVDPAEFALEWHKQYEETFPKFNVEFDNYGHTHDETNTELTTEIVRTLDEEGYVYEKEIQVAYDPDADQYLPDRYVQGTCPYCGAKARGDECDEGCQRHLEPGEIEDPTSTITGNDAEYRERTHKFFRVSEFSDYLTQFLDGLEGTSNARNQPRQWIEEGLQDWCLTRDMEWGIDYPGDEEEDIVLYVWVDAPVEYISSTKQYSERVGPEEYDWERVWKDDGEIVHVIGRDIIQHHTIFWPAMLEGADYNAPRAVAATGFITINGKGLSTSRNRAVWAEEYLEEGFHPDLLRYYLTTTGGLQQDVDFSWDAFQEKVNGELVGTVGNFWYRSLLFAYRNFEGTPDADVSEEVRERIEGAIGDVREGVNDYSLRDIGQAATQLAQFGNEYIQRNEPWKLTNDDPERAQQVIRDCVQIAKAVAVLFEPITPGKSQQLWEQIGEDGAIADAHLEDALEAPPRNFAEPGELFEKIEDDRVDELNEKLEERVAAAGDDGDEETESDDTDSDESTDMADTDTDALEPLLEDRIGFEEFQELDIRVGRIEAAEGIEGADDLARLEVDIGFETRQVVAGIKQLHDLEELPGENCILLANMEPAELFGVESNGMVLAAGEQADLLTTHGDSEIGEKVR, from the coding sequence ATGAGCAACGACGACTTTCCGACGGACAGTCCCGCGGTCGTGACCTGCGGGTTGCCCTACGCGAACGGCGACCTCCATATCGGTCACCTGCGGGGATACATCGGCGCGGACGCGTTCTCGCGCGCGCTCGAGACGCTCGGCCAGGAGACCGCGTACGTCTCCGGCTCGGACATGCACGGCACGCCCGTCGCGGTCAACGCCGAGCAGGCGGGCGTCGACCCCGCGGAGTTCGCGCTGGAGTGGCACAAGCAGTACGAGGAGACGTTCCCGAAGTTCAACGTCGAGTTCGACAACTACGGTCACACCCACGACGAGACCAACACCGAACTCACCACGGAGATCGTCCGCACCCTGGACGAGGAGGGGTACGTCTACGAGAAGGAGATCCAGGTCGCCTACGATCCCGACGCCGACCAGTACCTGCCCGACCGCTACGTCCAGGGGACCTGCCCGTACTGTGGCGCAAAGGCCCGCGGCGACGAGTGTGACGAGGGCTGTCAGCGCCACCTCGAACCCGGCGAGATCGAGGACCCGACGAGCACGATCACCGGTAACGACGCCGAGTACCGCGAGCGCACCCACAAGTTCTTCCGGGTCTCGGAGTTTTCCGACTACCTCACCCAGTTCCTCGACGGCCTCGAGGGAACCTCGAACGCCCGCAACCAGCCCCGCCAGTGGATCGAAGAGGGGCTCCAGGACTGGTGTCTCACCCGCGACATGGAGTGGGGGATCGACTACCCCGGCGACGAGGAGGAAGACATCGTCCTCTACGTCTGGGTCGACGCGCCCGTCGAGTACATCTCGAGTACGAAACAGTACAGCGAGCGAGTCGGGCCCGAGGAGTACGACTGGGAGCGCGTCTGGAAGGACGACGGTGAGATCGTCCACGTCATCGGCCGGGACATCATCCAGCACCACACGATCTTCTGGCCCGCGATGCTCGAGGGTGCCGACTACAACGCGCCCCGCGCAGTCGCCGCGACCGGTTTTATCACGATCAACGGGAAGGGGCTCTCGACGAGCCGCAACCGTGCGGTCTGGGCCGAGGAGTATCTGGAAGAAGGGTTCCACCCGGACCTGCTGCGGTACTACCTGACGACGACGGGCGGACTCCAGCAGGACGTCGACTTCTCCTGGGACGCCTTCCAGGAGAAGGTAAACGGCGAGCTCGTCGGTACGGTCGGAAACTTCTGGTACCGCTCGCTGCTCTTTGCCTACCGGAACTTCGAGGGGACCCCGGACGCGGACGTCTCCGAGGAGGTCCGGGAGCGCATCGAGGGTGCGATCGGCGACGTCCGCGAGGGGGTCAACGACTACTCGCTGCGAGACATCGGACAGGCCGCCACGCAGTTAGCGCAGTTCGGCAACGAGTACATCCAGCGCAACGAGCCCTGGAAGCTCACCAACGACGACCCCGAGCGCGCTCAGCAAGTGATCCGCGACTGCGTCCAGATCGCCAAGGCCGTCGCCGTCCTGTTCGAGCCGATCACGCCCGGGAAGTCCCAGCAGCTCTGGGAGCAGATCGGCGAGGACGGCGCGATTGCCGACGCCCACCTCGAGGACGCCCTCGAGGCCCCGCCCCGGAACTTCGCGGAGCCCGGTGAGCTCTTCGAGAAGATCGAGGACGACCGCGTCGACGAGCTAAACGAGAAGCTCGAGGAGCGCGTGGCTGCGGCCGGCGACGATGGGGACGAGGAAACCGAAAGCGACGACACCGATTCGGACGAATCCACGGACATGGCAGATACAGACACCGACGCCCTCGAGCCGTTGCTCGAGGACCGTATCGGGTTCGAGGAGTTCCAGGAGCTCGACATCCGCGTCGGGCGGATCGAGGCGGCCGAGGGGATCGAGGGCGCCGACGACCTCGCGCGACTCGAGGTCGACATCGGCTTCGAGACCCGCCAGGTCGTCGCAGGAATCAAGCAACTGCACGACCTCGAGGAGCTGCCCGGCGAGAACTGTATCCTGCTGGCGAACATGGAGCCCGCCGAGCTGTTCGGCGTCGAGTCGAACGGGATGGTCCTGGCTGCCGGCGAGCAGGCGGACCTGCTGACGACTCACGGCGATAGCGAGATCGGCGAGAAAGTTCGATAG
- a CDS encoding GYD domain-containing protein — protein sequence MPTFASVVELTDRDVQNMQELASIWGEIRTEFEEHDTTLEDSYAMLGEHDFLVIFEAPDQEAAFKAALTLHRHGLDAQTMALKDTDDFADLVDEV from the coding sequence ATGCCTACCTTCGCGTCCGTCGTAGAGCTCACCGATCGGGACGTCCAGAACATGCAGGAACTCGCCTCGATCTGGGGGGAGATCAGGACGGAGTTCGAGGAACACGACACCACGCTCGAGGACTCCTACGCGATGCTGGGCGAGCACGACTTCCTGGTCATCTTCGAGGCGCCCGATCAGGAGGCGGCGTTCAAGGCCGCGCTGACGCTACACCGCCACGGACTCGACGCACAGACGATGGCGCTGAAGGATACCGACGACTTCGCGGACCTCGTCGACGAGGTCTGA
- a CDS encoding DUF7312 domain-containing protein yields MAGDASGDRHEGDDGTRERSASGSADEHTTVRNVRDTARATDDDRIPIDLSSYDAGAGADGTTETEDEEDDPYAPEPSSTPIHPGTPSLESAVFVLLGAVAMLLVIARVVSLVF; encoded by the coding sequence ATGGCAGGCGACGCCTCCGGTGATCGGCACGAGGGAGACGACGGGACGCGGGAGCGGTCGGCGAGCGGTTCGGCCGACGAGCACACGACGGTTCGGAACGTCCGCGACACCGCTCGCGCGACCGACGACGACCGGATCCCGATCGATCTCTCGAGCTACGACGCCGGCGCCGGAGCCGACGGAACGACCGAAACCGAGGACGAAGAAGACGACCCCTACGCGCCCGAGCCGAGCTCGACGCCGATCCATCCGGGGACCCCCTCCCTCGAGAGCGCCGTGTTCGTCCTGCTCGGCGCGGTCGCGATGTTGCTCGTGATCGCCCGCGTGGTCTCGCTCGTCTTCTGA